A part of Diceros bicornis minor isolate mBicDic1 chromosome 10, mDicBic1.mat.cur, whole genome shotgun sequence genomic DNA contains:
- the DLX2 gene encoding homeobox protein DLX-2, translated as MTGVFDSLVADMHSTQITASSTYHQHQQPPSGGGAGPGGSNGSSLHKPQESPTLPVSTATDSSYYTNQQHPAGGGGGGGSPYAHMGSYQYHASGLSNVPYSAKSGYDLGYTAAYSSYAPYGTSSSPANNEPEKEDLEPEIRIVNGKPKKVRKPRTIYSSFQLAALQRRFQKTQYLALPERAELAASLGLTQTQVKIWFQNRRSKFKKMWKSGEIPSEQHPGASASPPCASPPVSAPASWDFGAPQRMGGGGGPGSGGSGAGSSGSSPSSAASAFLGNYPWYHQASGSGSHLQAAAPLLHPTQTPQPHHHHHHHHHGGGGAPVSAGTIF; from the exons ATGACTGGAGTCTTTGACAGTCTGGTGGCTGATATGCACTCGACCCAGATCACAGCCTCCAGCACGTACCACCAGCACCAGCAGCCCCCGAGCGGCGGCGGCGCTGGCCCCGGCGGCAGCAACGGCAGCAGCCTCCACAAGCCCCAGGAGTCGCCCACCCTCCCGGTGTCCACAGCTACGGACAGCAGCTACTACACCAACCAGCAGCacccggcgggcggcggcggcggcgggggctcGCCCTACGCGCACATGGGTTCCTACCAGTACCACGCCAGTGGCCTCAGCAACGTCCCTTACTCCGCCAAGAGCGGCTACGACCTGGGCTACACCGCCGCCTACAGCTCCTACGCGCCCTACGGGACCAGTTCATCCCCGGCCAACAACGAACCTG AGAAAGAGGACCTAGAGCCTGAAATCCGGATAGTGAACGGGAAGCCAAAGAAAGTCCGGAAACCCCGCACCATCTACTCCAGTTTCCAGCTGGCGGCTCTTCAGCGGCGTTTCCAAAAGACTCAATACCTGGCACTGCCCGAGCGAGCCGAGCTGGCGGCGTCTCTGGGCCTCACCCAGACTCAG GTCAAAATATGGTTCCAGAACCGCCGATCCAAGTTCAAGAAGATGTGGAAAAGCGGTGAGATCCCCTCGGAGCAGCACCCTGGTGCCAGCGCCTCGCCACCTTGCGCTTCGCCGCCGGTCTCGGCGCCGGCCTCGTGGGACTTCGGCGCGCCACAGCGGAtggggggcggcggcggcccggGCAGCGGCGGCAGCGGCGCTGGCAGCTCGGGCTCCAGCCCGAGCAGCGCGGCCTCAGCTTTTCTGGGCAATTACCCGTGGTACCACCAGGCCTCGGGCTCCGGCTCACACCTGCAGGCCGCGGCGCCGCTGCTGCACCCGACGCAGACCCCGCAGccgcaccaccaccaccaccaccaccaccacggcggcggcggcgccccaGTGAGCGCGGGGACGATTTTCTAA